A part of Bufo bufo chromosome 7, aBufBuf1.1, whole genome shotgun sequence genomic DNA contains:
- the LOC121007896 gene encoding E3 ubiquitin/ISG15 ligase TRIM25-like — MASADLRAELDCSICLSLYTDPVSLRCGHYFCRFCIVSALDAQEAARVYSCPDCRAEYPERPALEKNRKLGNIVERFLSAQPDMEETGIFCTYCTKSPVPAVRTCLHCETSMCHEHLGAHNKSVDHTLIEPTVSILHRKCSTHKEVLKYYCLMDAACICVSCWVAGDHKGHDVELLNVASEKEKEKLRKYLEELNPQKAEIQTKLQNLQDRQRNIQEKASDKRKKVRKLFMDIKEQLEMAEKKALSEISRQEEKIVSQISDLIKKLEIEEDELSRKMRHVEEMCHVTDPIRLLQESDITVCGHGDDEDTGGDGGEGRSEDDLDEVLISLTLLRSMRDIVTNVTSELGLHVPDILLDEDTAHRHVKISEDLKTATRTEEEQNRPESPGRFLDYAQVLSRCGLSSGRHYWEVEWDQKGICVIGLSYPSIEREGDESCIGDNDKSWCLVMSGAGCGVCHRSVTSPLSVDTTCPRLGVFLDYEAGRLSFYQLCDPIRHLHTFTASFSQPLHVVFFVRNGASVRIIS; from the coding sequence ATGGCGTCTGCTGACCTGAGGGCCGAGCTGGACTGCTCCATCTGCCTGAGCCTCTATACAGATCCTGTATCCCTGAGATGTGGACACTACTTCTGCCGCTTCTGTATTGTGAGTGCGCTGGATGCACAGGAGGCAGCTAGAGTGTATTCCTGTCCTGACTGCAGAGCAGAATATCCGGAGCGTCCAGCCCTGGAGAAGAACAGGAAGCTGGGGAACATAGTGGAGCGTTTCTTATCTGCTCAGCCTGACATGGAGGAGACCGGGATCTTCTGTACTTACTGTACTAAGTCTCCTGTACCGGCTGTGAGGACATGTCTGCACTGTGAGACCTCCATGTGCCATGAACATCTCGGAGCCCATAACAAGTCAGTGGATCACACTCTGATTGAACCTACTGTGTCGATTCTGCACAGAAAATGCTCCACACACAAGGAGGTGCTGAAATACTATTGTCTGATGGACGCCGCCTGTATCTGTGTGTCCTGCTGGGTGGCCGGAGACCACAAGGGACATGACGTGGAGCTACTGAACGTGGCCTCTGAGAAGGAGAAAGAGAAGCTGAGGAAATATCTGGAGGAACTAAACCCACAAAAAGCTGAAATTCAAACGAAACTTCAGAATCTGCAGGATCGTCAGAGGAATATCCAGGAGAAGGCCTCTGATAAGAGGAAGAAGGTCAGGAAGTTATTTATGGACATTAAGGAACAACTGGAAATGGCAGAAAAGAAAGCGCTGAGCGAGATCTCCAGGCAGGAGGAGAAGATTGTGTCCCAGATATCTGATCTGATCAAGAAGCTGGAAATAGAGGAGGACGAGCTGTCCAGGAAGATGCGTCACGTGGAGGAGATGTGTCATGTCACCGACCCAATAAGACTCCTACAAGAAAGTGACATTACAGTATGTGgtcatggagatgatgaggacacAGGGGGAGATGGTGGAGAGGGCAGGTCTGAGGATGATCTGGATGAGGTTCTGATCTCACTGACCTTACTCCGATCTATGAGGGATATTGTCACCAATGTCACATCAGAGCTCGGGCTCCATGTTCCAGACATATTGCTGGATGAGGACACTGCTCATAGACATGTGAAGATATCAGAAGATCTGAAAACAGCAACAagaacagaagaagaacagaacagACCAGAATCACCGGGAAGGTTCCTGGATTATGCCCAGGTGTTAAGCAGATGTGGCCTCTCCTCAGGAAGACATTACTGGGAGGTAGAGTGGGACCAGAAAGGAATATGTGTCATCGGACTGTCCTATCCCAGTATAGAAAGGGAAGGAGATGAGTCTTGTATTGGAGATAATGATAAATCTTGGTGTCTGGTTATGTCTGGTGCAGGATGTGGAGTGTGTCACCGCTCAGTCACATCCCCCCTCAGTGTAGATACAACATGTCCTAGACTTGGGGTCTTCTTAGACTATGAGGCCGGGCGTCTGTCCTTCTATCAGCTGTGTGACCCCATCAGACACTTACACACCTTCACCGCCTCCTTCTCTCAACCCCTACATGTTGTCTTCTTTGTGCGGAAtggagcctctgttagaataatAAGCTGA